The genomic window ACCAATCACATCAAGCTGCCAAtcattttaagagaaaaacacaaattcaaTACAGATCCTTCACAATTAAGACCCGAAACACCAAATAGAGCATCGAATTTATTACCTTGTTATAAGCATCTAGTCCGAATTTCTCAGGAAATGACATGAGATCTGGAAGAGCCCAGCAAGGGAATCCAATTCCATCATGTGTCACCACCGAATCTTTTGCGTATCTCGTATCCTTACTCGATTTCAGCATCGCAACACTTCTGCTTAACCAAAACACgaaattaagaaatttacGGAGATAGATCTAACAATTAAAATCTACGGAGATAGAAAATAAACTGTACCTTCCGTCGCTGATCTCTGACTTGATTCGGCGAAGGAGAGAGGTCGATTTCCCAGAAAACATAGGACCCATGATAACATGAACAGCACCTGACCCACGACGTTCCAGATCGGAGAGAAAATCTCCGGTGACGTCACTGTCGAGGGTTTTGATCAAAAAGGAAGCTTTGAGAGTCGCCATGGCAGAGacttgagaagaaaagatggtTTGTAGATGAAAAAAGGGAGAAGGGTTCAATTTGCTTGTGGTTTTAGGTAGCGATGGTGAATAGCTTgttgaagatatatatacgCGGACATCCAGAAGTTGaacaaggaagaaaattgCTGGAGAAGATTTGTCAAAGATAAgggtttgaaattttgaatgggaggttttttcaaaaaaattacatcTTTGGAGGGAAACAGTTTTTTAGAGcgaatctttttattttacctCTCTCTTTTCATAAAGCGGAACACTATAAACggaatttaaaaaaaaaaaaactgattttctATTggcttattttttttaattaatttccttAATGTATAGAtcatatgaaatttttaaacatGTGTGTTTAGGCTTTGCAAACACATTATTTAAGagaatgataaatatttttaaaaaatatatccaCATAAAATGGTACTGGTTTTTGGTCATATATTCCACTAATGTTTTTTAGaattattgtttaaattaGAAAGTCGTAAATTCGTAATATTCGAGAAAACAACTTTCTCACTTGGGTTTTTATCCTACAAACCCatcattttgtgtgtgtgcTTTTGAATGTGGgcttaaacccaaaaccctgAGGCTTTTTTTGGCCCTGAGATGAACATGTTCACAACCTTCTTCAAGTGTTCCAATACATACACGTTCATTGCTTTTTCGTAgttgcaatttttatttaatttttcgtATGTAGTTGCACACCTTCATGTCTAAAGCTACAAAttgttgaaatgttttttcCGATCACCTCAATTAATGTACAATCGTAGCTCGTTGTATTCCTAAAACCGAACTAGAATACATTTTCATCGCCAGGTTATTACAAGTTAAAtcaatttgatcaaaattcaaacatagataaaatgtACACCAGTAGGttaaaactaaaccaaacgtACACAACAAGCCTAAATTatccaaacaacaacaactctcAGTTTTGCTTTAAAAATTCTGTGAATAAGACATCCTTAAttgcaaatttatttttaattacttctttttaaaaaacttttagtGGCACCATCCTAATTAGTAATTACTTTctatataattcttctttaagatacaaactaaaaattcCGCAAAAAGAAACATCTAAACATTccaatatattaatatttttttgttatgacaaaagtaaaatttccGTGTAATAAATGGAAGGGAAAACGTATAAAAAGTTTAGtattgaaaaagagaaaaaaaagaaacaaaccaattATGTAATAAtgagtataaatatataaatacagacatatcttcttcttcttgcacACCCAAAAAGCCTTTGTCTTTCTATCTCTCTACCaaaacttctttctttctctctttttctatatCTCTAGAGCGCGTTACTGCGCGTCGTGAGTATGTTTTTATTGACGCCATTGAAATTGGGTTAAATCGGTTTGAATCGGATTGAACAAAAACTGtattaataataattcttCCTCTACTTTTCTCTCTGATTGATTCCaatcttctttcattttcttcttcttcttcttctggggAAGGGGCAGGTTAAAATTATGCCATCTATTCAAATCGTGCCTATCCTCAGATCTTAACTCTTTTCTCTACGAGATTCGGCATCTGGGTTTTATTCTTCTTGgtgggtttttttttattcttcttcttctgatctcAGATTTCCCCtgattggtttttttttttgctaaatccGTTTTATGTTTTCCCGATCAAACTCTCCTGGCAGATTCTCGGATCTGTTGTTTTCTAGATTCaatctgaatttgattttacgtttttgtctttgtaaaGATGTTTCCTTTTGATCAGATTTTGATAATCCATTGACATCTCTGATTCAAGCAAAAGCTAATTAACTTTGATCCGATTcctttgtgtgtgtgtgcagAGCAAAATGCAATCGGATAATGGAAAGCTTTTCATCGGTGGGATATCTTGGGACACCAATGAGGAACGTCTCAAGGAGTATTTCAGCAGTTTTGGAGAAGTGATCGAAGCTGTCATCTTGAAAGATCGTACCACTGGTCGTGCTCGTGGTTtcggttttgttgtttttgctGATCCTGCTGTTGCTGAGATTGTTATCACCGaaaaacataatattgatGGCAGATTGGTATGTTCACTGTTCTCTGCCTTTCGTTTTTGTACAATGTAACTTGTTTTCGAAGCTTCCTTATGCAATCAAGCCTTCAAGAGTTACAGTTTGTTCTCATTTGGTTCCgattaatcatttttgtgCTTTGATTGGATTTTTGAGAAGAAATGAGTGATCTTTAGTTATATGAGcttagtttttcatttttcaagttGTTTGATCTTCCGCAGGTTGAAGCCAAGAAAGCTGTTCCCAGAGATGACCAAAACATGGTAAATAGAAGCAACAGCAGTAGCATCCAAGGTTCTCCCGGTGGTCCAGGTCGCACAAGGAAGATATTTGTTGGAGGATTACCTTCTTCGGTTACAGAGAGTGATTTCAAGACGTATTTTGAGCAGTTTGGTACAACTACGGATGTGGTTGTCATGTATGATCACAACACACAAAGGCCTAGAGGTTTCGGGTTTATAACCTACGATTCCGAGGAGGCGGTTGAAAAGGTATTGCTCAAGACATTCCATGAACTAAATGGTAAAATGGTTGAGGTTAAGCGAGCTGTTCCAAAGGAGTTATCTCCAGGTCCAAGTCGCAGTCCTCTTGGTGCAGGTTACAGCTATGGAGTTAATAGGGTCAATAACCTCCTTAATGGGTATGCTCAAGGGTTTAATCCCGCTGCAGTTGGAGGCTACGGACTTAGGATGGATGGTCGGTTCAGTCCGGTTGGTGCTGGAAGAAGCGGGTTTGCAAATTACAGTTCTGGATACGGGATGAATGTGAACTTTGATCAGGGATTGCCCACAGGGTTCACGGGAGGTACAAATTACAATGGAAATGTTGACTATGGCCGAGGAATGAGCCCGTACTACATTGGTAACACAAACAGGTTTGGTCCTGCGGTTGGCTATGAAGGGGGCAACGGAGGAGGAAACTCATCCTTCTTCAGTTCGGTTACACGGAACTTATGGGGAAACAATGGTGGTCTTAActataacaacaataatacAAACTCAAACTCCAATACATATATGGGAGGATCATCAAGTGGGAACAACACACTTAGTGGTCCATTTGGAAATTCAGGAGTCAATTGGGGTGCTCCTGGAGGAGGAAACAATGCTGTGAGTAACGAGAATGTGAAGTTTGGTTATGGAGGAAACGGTGAATCTGGTTTTGGGTTGGGAACAGGTGGTTATGCAGCAAGAAACCCAGGGGCTAACAAGGCAGCACCATCCTCTTCATTCTCTTCTGCCTCAGCAACCAACAACACGGGTTATGATACAGCAGGACTTGCAGAGTTTTACGGGAATGGTGCAGTTTATAGTGACCCTACATGGAGATCACCAACTCCTGAGACAGAAGGGCCTGCTCCTTTTAGCTATGGGATTGGAGGAGGGGTTCCTTCTTCAGATGTTTCAGCTAGAAGTTCATCTCCAGGTTATGTTGGCAGTTACAGTGTGAACAAGAGACAACCAAACAGAGGTAATTGAGTTCAGAGTAATTTTCTGCTTTAACATGTGATTCTATGAAAAGCAAAGGACTCttgagaaaaagaatttaGAAAGCCTAGATAGTTTCCAAATTTTTGATTATCCTCGTCTTCTTTCTGGAATATACAAACCATGGTTTAGGGTCTTGCACTAATGGTGATCTAGAACACCTTCGTATCACTAGTGAATTGGCTTTTCCTCAGAAACACGAATATACTTGCATGCAGAAACAGTAGCCATTCTGcatctttattgttttttagttCATCAGAGATTATTTAGAGGAAAGTTTCTTTCCGTGCTTTAGATATAAGCTCATGGAACTAGAAAACTAGTTGAATCTTTTATGTTGCTCACACCAGTGTCTATGGGAAGTCTAAGAAACTTGTGATGAAGAAACTCAATTGCATGACTGGTTTCTTATcgctcttctcttctctgaaTTATATTTCCCTTTTTCGGTTTTGTTGCAGGAATTGCTACTTAGTACaatcgtttttgttttaccaCGATATTGTAGGCGAGCCATCACGGTGAACGATCTGTGTCTTTTGGCGAATCTTTTAGATTATCTTCTTTTCCCTTCATACAAAGCCAGTGAGGACGAAACTTGATCATATCATCACCTAGAGCTAACCAGAGAATCCCGCAGACTTTTCTGTCATGGTTTGGTTTTCTAAATTCATTGTTCCTCCTAGGCTTTTttctgctttctttttttttctatttttgttttcttttcttctttcaatgaGGGACAGAAGAAACTGTATCAGTCTCCGGCGAGGCGGTAATACATAAGGagagttcaaaacaaaaacccaaaaaaaaaaaaaaaaagatgatccttcttcctcagttttcttcttcattgtcatgtaatggttcttcttcttttcttcttcttggggGTTATGGTTAAGGTTTGTGTTTTGAGGCAGATTGTACTAgagttttttttcatgtttcttttgttttgtcgtttttaagtccttttgttttgtttttgatagtGTGAGATATGGAAAGAGTATTTAGCCATGTAGGGCTTTCGAGAATAAGTCTTTTTATCACTATGAGATTATTTTGTTCTCAAGCTGTTTGTATGTCTTATGCGAACGCAAGCAAACTCGTTTCTGTTGatgtacttttattttatagaaaaaactatttttatcttttattattgatttctctcttatctttttctcttactaTTGCAATGAATGCCTAGCCTGATTTTATAGAGGACGACACTAACATTGTCTCCggtattttcttttctcttagtCTCAAATTTTCTGTCCTTGGTCTGTGTACTCTTTAGTCAGAATCTGTGAGCTATATTTCACTATTCTTATGAATCCTAATGAGTAACGACTATTTGATCTGTGATATTCAAGTTTTATGTATTCACTCTGTTCATTCCAAATATCATTATGATCTTAGATTTTGCATTCATAATTAGAACCCAAAAGATCTCTGATGTTCAAGTTTTATGTATGTGAACCCAAAAGATAAACTCATGAGCAacctatttgtttttgaaatttttttcaCTCTTATTTCAATCATAGTTGATTATTGCGGATTTGCCAAACATACATGTTTCACGGTTCCCAATATTAGTTTGAGTTTTGGTCCGTATCTTCCggttacaaaaagaaaagaaatgataCCTTGGGAGCCAAGCCACCACTACGGAATGTTTCACTTGCACaatttaagaaatcaaaaagtgactttcttttttttgtttcgggTTCTAACGTCAATCTCGACAACAATGATCCGATCGACTTGTCATTTTGCCGGaactaaagaaaattaacGGGACTTTATTTACTGATCAAATTACTATGAACCGAGCAAATGAAATAGAGATTTGTCACCAAGAAATAATGGATGATGCATTCATTGTTGAATTAAATGAGAGCATACATCGTATATAGTTACTGTGTAGaagaaattcatatataaaattgaattgaatgagtgtttgattaattaattgttttagaGCTTCTACATTTAGGCTGCTGGAGCGCTGCATGCTTTAGGGCTCTGAGATCCCAAGATTTTGGGACTGACGTTTGAGCAATGGAAAGTGGCTGGACCATCTGCTCCATTGTACTTGATATCAATGTCTCCAATCTCCACGTTCTGGCACGGATACCCCTTGCTGCAAAGTAGCTTCACCGCGTCCTTGTTCCCTGATGTTCCTCTGATGTTCTTGAAGCTAATGTTCACCAACTTAATTGTTGATGCTTTCTGCAAATCACAAATCAATTAACAAttggaaaatcaaaatcaagcgTTGAGTAAGATCTGTTGAAGTTGGATAGGAAATACATACTTGCTTGT from Arabidopsis thaliana chromosome 3, partial sequence includes these protein-coding regions:
- a CDS encoding RNA-binding (RRM/RBD/RNP motifs) family protein (RNA-binding (RRM/RBD/RNP motifs) family protein; FUNCTIONS IN: RNA binding, nucleotide binding, nucleic acid binding; EXPRESSED IN: 24 plant structures; EXPRESSED DURING: 15 growth stages; CONTAINS InterPro DOMAIN/s: RNA recognition motif, RNP-1 (InterPro:IPR000504), Nucleotide-binding, alpha-beta plait (InterPro:IPR012677); BEST Arabidopsis thaliana protein match is: RNA-binding (RRM/RBD/RNP motifs) family protein (TAIR:AT5G47620.2); Has 54138 Blast hits to 30457 proteins in 1475 species: Archae - 38; Bacteria - 13880; Metazoa - 18730; Fungi - 4978; Plants - 7803; Viruses - 149; Other Eukaryotes - 8560 (source: NCBI BLink).), which translates into the protein MQSDNGKLFIGGISWDTNEERLKEYFSSFGEVIEAVILKDRTTGRARGFGFVVFADPAVAEIVITEKHNIDGRLVEAKKAVPRDDQNMVNRSNSSSIQGSPGGPGRTRKIFVGGLPSSVTESDFKTYFEQFGTTTDVVVMYDHNTQRPRGFGFITYDSEEAVEKVLLKTFHELNGKMVEVKRAVPKELSPGPSRSPLGAGYSYGVNRVNNLLNGYAQGFNPAAVGGYGLRMDGRFSPVGAGRSGFANYSSGYGMNVNFDQGLPTGFTGGTNYNGNVDYGRGMSPYYIGNTNRFGPAVGYEGGNGGGNSSFFSSVTRNLWGNNGGLNYNNNNTNSNSNTYMGGSSSGNNTLSGPFGNSGVNWGAPGGGNNAVSNENVKFGYGGNGESGFGLGTGGYAARNPGANKAAPSSSFSSASATNNTGYDTAGLAEFYGNGAVYSDPTWRSPTPETEGPAPFSYGIGGGVPSSDVSARSSSPGYVGSYSVNKRQPNRGIAT
- a CDS encoding RNA-binding (RRM/RBD/RNP motifs) family protein (RNA-binding (RRM/RBD/RNP motifs) family protein; FUNCTIONS IN: RNA binding, nucleotide binding, nucleic acid binding; EXPRESSED IN: 24 plant structures; EXPRESSED DURING: 15 growth stages; CONTAINS InterPro DOMAIN/s: RNA recognition motif, RNP-1 (InterPro:IPR000504), Nucleotide-binding, alpha-beta plait (InterPro:IPR012677); BEST Arabidopsis thaliana protein match is: RNA-binding (RRM/RBD/RNP motifs) family protein (TAIR:AT5G47620.2); Has 54120 Blast hits to 30425 proteins in 1467 species: Archae - 38; Bacteria - 13586; Metazoa - 19029; Fungi - 4969; Plants - 7799; Viruses - 151; Other Eukaryotes - 8548 (source: NCBI BLink).) produces the protein MQSDNGKLFIGGISWDTNEERLKEYFSSFGEVIEAVILKDRTTGRARGFGFVVFADPAVAEIVITEKHNIDGRLVEAKKAVPRDDQNMVNRSNSSSIQGSPGGPGRTRKIFVGGLPSSVTESDFKTYFEQFGTTTDVVVMYDHNTQRPRGFGFITYDSEEAVEKVLLKTFHELNGKMVEVKRAVPKELSPGPSRSPLGAGYSYGVNRVNNLLNGYAQGFNPAAVGGYGLRMDGRFSPVGAGRSGFANYSSGYGMNVNFDQGLPTGFTGGTNYNGNVDYGRGMSPYYIGNTNRFGPAVGYEGGNGGGNSSFFSSVTRNLWGNNGGLNYNNNNTNSNSNTYMGGSSSGNNTLSGPFGNSGVNWGAPGGGNNAVSNENVKFGYGGNGESGFGLGTGGYAARNPGANKAAPSSSFSSASATNNTGYDTAGLAEFYGNGAVYSDPTWRSPTPETEGPAPFSYGIGGGVPSSDVSARSSSPGYVGSYSVNKRQPNRGEPSR